From Alienimonas californiensis, a single genomic window includes:
- a CDS encoding polysaccharide pyruvyl transferase family protein, whose translation MLPRRTFLQSLVAALAAAQVARADESRAPRILLRSSWQVVNIGDIAHTPGVLALIEKHIPDAEVILWASGDLTDEVAAMEHKRFPKLKIVKGGIDSKGKASNTDLGEAVAWADFLLHGSGPSLVAARDVAAWVEHTEKPFGVYGITYGSYYDADRKALLSGAEFLYFRDTVSLEFAKKQGVNCPIMEFGPDGAFACDLRDDAGAEAFLKANGLEEGQFLCCLSRLRHTPYWTIPSKNRELDPEKHARNEEMKERDHAALRAAIVAVVRETPLKVLLCPEDMTQMAVGKEMFYDQLPADVKDRVVWRENFWLTDEALSVYVRSAGLFGSEMHSPIMAVGNGVPAIVCRFAEQTSKGYMWRDVGLGEWLFNLDEPEDHARIVPAVLDMAKNPAAAKRRVAEARKFVEKRQRETMAVLKSKLPA comes from the coding sequence ATGTTACCCCGCCGCACCTTTCTTCAATCGCTCGTCGCCGCCCTCGCGGCGGCGCAGGTCGCCCGGGCCGACGAGTCGCGGGCGCCCCGCATCCTGCTGCGGTCCTCCTGGCAGGTGGTGAATATCGGCGATATCGCCCACACGCCGGGAGTATTGGCGCTAATTGAAAAGCATATTCCCGACGCCGAGGTGATCCTCTGGGCCTCCGGCGACCTCACCGACGAGGTCGCCGCGATGGAGCACAAACGCTTCCCGAAGTTAAAGATCGTCAAGGGCGGGATCGACTCCAAGGGCAAGGCCTCCAATACGGACCTCGGCGAGGCCGTCGCCTGGGCCGACTTCCTGCTGCACGGCAGCGGTCCCTCGCTGGTCGCCGCCCGGGACGTCGCCGCCTGGGTGGAACACACGGAGAAGCCCTTCGGCGTCTACGGTATCACCTACGGGTCGTACTACGACGCCGATCGCAAAGCGTTGCTGAGCGGGGCGGAGTTCCTCTATTTCCGCGACACCGTCTCACTGGAGTTCGCCAAAAAGCAGGGGGTGAACTGCCCGATTATGGAGTTCGGCCCCGACGGCGCCTTCGCCTGCGACCTGCGGGACGACGCCGGCGCCGAGGCGTTCTTAAAAGCGAACGGGCTGGAGGAGGGCCAGTTCCTCTGCTGCCTGTCCCGGCTGCGGCACACGCCCTACTGGACGATTCCCTCCAAAAACCGGGAGCTCGACCCGGAAAAGCACGCCCGCAACGAGGAGATGAAGGAGCGGGACCACGCCGCCTTGCGGGCCGCGATCGTCGCCGTGGTGCGCGAGACGCCGCTCAAGGTGCTGCTCTGCCCGGAAGATATGACGCAGATGGCCGTGGGCAAGGAGATGTTCTACGACCAGTTGCCCGCCGACGTGAAAGATCGCGTCGTCTGGCGGGAAAACTTCTGGCTGACCGACGAGGCCCTGAGCGTCTACGTCCGCAGCGCCGGGCTGTTCGGCAGCGAAATGCACTCGCCCATCATGGCCGTGGGCAACGGCGTCCCCGCCATCGTCTGCCGCTTCGCGGAGCAGACCAGCAAGGGGTATATGTGGCGGGATGTCGGCCTGGGCGAGTGGCTGTTCAATCTGGACGAGCCGGAGGATCACGCCAGGATTGTCCCGGCGGTGCTGGACATGGCGAAGAACCCCGCAGCCGCCAAACGCCGCGTCGCCGAGGCCCGGAAATTTGTCGAGAAGCGCCAGCGGGAGACGATGGCCGTGCTGAAAAGCAAGCTCCCCGCCTGA
- a CDS encoding ion transporter — MRLRLYIIIFESDTPAGKAFDVGVIALILASVAAVMAESVQPINLRYGEQLRAAEWVFTVLFTMEYLLRLYCVGYKMRYALSFFGVVDLLAVLPGYVALLFPGARYLTVVRLLRVLRVFRVLKLAVYMSETTELSRALIASRRKIEVFTVCVLTLVVILGSMMYLIEGEENGFTSIPRSIYWAIVTLTTVGYGDISPRTNLGQFLAAAIMLLGYSILAVPTGIVTAEMSRPHPDKPVPTPAGPPEPPPNYCKHCGGKL, encoded by the coding sequence CTGCGGTTGCGGCTGTATATCATTATCTTCGAAAGCGACACGCCGGCCGGCAAGGCGTTCGACGTCGGCGTGATCGCGCTCATCCTCGCCAGCGTGGCGGCGGTGATGGCCGAAAGCGTTCAGCCGATCAATCTCCGTTACGGGGAGCAGTTGCGGGCCGCGGAATGGGTCTTCACTGTCCTGTTCACGATGGAATATCTGCTGCGGCTGTATTGCGTCGGTTATAAAATGCGCTACGCCCTGAGCTTCTTCGGGGTCGTGGACCTGCTGGCCGTGTTGCCAGGCTACGTGGCGCTGCTGTTTCCGGGGGCGCGGTACCTCACCGTGGTCCGATTGCTGCGGGTGTTGCGGGTGTTCCGCGTGTTGAAGCTCGCGGTTTATATGTCGGAGACGACGGAGCTGAGCCGGGCCCTGATCGCCAGTCGGCGGAAGATCGAGGTGTTCACCGTCTGCGTGCTGACGCTCGTGGTGATCCTTGGGTCGATGATGTATCTGATCGAGGGCGAGGAGAACGGATTTACCAGCATTCCCCGCAGTATTTATTGGGCGATCGTCACGCTCACGACGGTCGGCTACGGGGATATTTCCCCGCGGACGAACCTCGGCCAGTTCCTCGCGGCGGCGATCATGCTGCTGGGCTATTCGATCCTCGCGGTGCCCACGGGCATCGTTACCGCGGAAATGTCCCGCCCGCACCCGGACAAGCCCGTCCCGACGCCGGCCGGTCCGCCGGAGCCGCCGCCGAACTACTGCAAACATTGCGGCGGCAAACTGTAG
- a CDS encoding DNA-directed RNA polymerase subunit alpha C-terminal domain-containing protein, protein MSAGSHLADLQPARTPDGVTTGEYTAAGMTAPPAHMGGRRGAPAFLPGGGTSAEQADQVDVAGVLRGDGPFGAEQVKLLEKAVAGTQPAEVRQHLQELENEIGEDGNNRQNAAAGVTHYLLGEHEQAAERLNEVDGDPLADYYLAQALMSLKDWDGAIDALQTAASNGYDEVQCALEKAGVVRQSGDPERADELLTSVSRKAATRAEYSYQKGCVMADRGDTLGAIEYFERAVDMDPRHSKAMFRLAGLMDLLGEDKEAIRLYEQSLSKPPLFLGALMNLGLLYEDAENYPAAAYCFRRVLQVYPNHERALLFLKDVAAATSMYYDEEAMRRQRELEQQMRIPITDFELTARSRNGLERAGIATLGDLCRTSEAELLAAKNFGDTSLNEIKEILEGRGLRIGQLVEQDAAESAGYGYSPGYGGAPSGYGASAGMARPPQPGQPSPLASVNPTGGGSPGQPKLSPFVSDDISPAERAKLERPVSDLNLSVRARKCLTRLGIVTLGELVSRTPDDLMSVRNFGVTSLNEIRQKLADFELKLRND, encoded by the coding sequence ATGAGCGCCGGCAGCCACCTCGCCGATCTTCAGCCCGCCCGCACCCCCGACGGGGTCACCACCGGGGAGTACACCGCGGCCGGCATGACCGCCCCGCCCGCCCACATGGGCGGTCGCCGCGGCGCCCCCGCCTTCCTGCCCGGCGGCGGCACCAGCGCCGAACAGGCCGACCAGGTGGACGTCGCCGGCGTCCTCCGCGGCGACGGCCCCTTCGGCGCCGAACAGGTCAAACTCCTCGAAAAAGCCGTCGCCGGCACCCAGCCCGCCGAGGTCCGCCAGCATCTGCAGGAACTCGAGAACGAGATCGGCGAGGACGGCAACAATCGCCAGAACGCCGCCGCCGGCGTCACCCATTACCTGCTGGGCGAGCACGAACAGGCCGCCGAACGGCTCAACGAAGTCGACGGCGACCCGCTGGCCGACTACTACCTCGCCCAGGCCCTGATGAGCCTGAAGGACTGGGACGGCGCGATCGACGCCCTCCAGACCGCCGCCTCCAACGGCTACGACGAAGTCCAGTGCGCCCTGGAGAAGGCCGGCGTCGTCCGGCAGTCCGGCGACCCGGAACGGGCCGACGAGCTGCTGACCTCCGTCTCCCGCAAGGCCGCCACCCGGGCGGAGTACAGCTACCAGAAGGGCTGCGTGATGGCCGACCGGGGGGACACCCTCGGGGCGATCGAGTACTTCGAGCGGGCCGTCGACATGGACCCCCGCCACAGCAAGGCGATGTTCCGCCTCGCCGGCCTGATGGACCTGCTGGGCGAAGATAAGGAGGCGATCCGCCTCTACGAGCAGAGCCTCAGCAAGCCCCCGCTGTTCCTGGGGGCCCTGATGAACCTCGGCCTGCTGTACGAGGACGCGGAGAACTACCCCGCCGCCGCCTACTGCTTCCGCCGGGTGCTGCAGGTCTACCCGAACCACGAGCGGGCCCTGCTGTTCCTCAAGGACGTGGCCGCCGCCACGAGCATGTACTACGACGAGGAGGCGATGCGGCGCCAGCGCGAGCTGGAACAGCAGATGCGCATCCCCATCACCGACTTCGAACTGACCGCCCGCAGCCGCAACGGCCTGGAGCGGGCCGGCATCGCCACCCTGGGCGACCTCTGCCGCACCAGCGAGGCGGAACTGCTGGCCGCCAAGAACTTCGGCGACACCAGCCTGAACGAGATCAAGGAGATCCTCGAGGGTCGCGGCCTGCGGATCGGCCAGCTCGTCGAGCAGGACGCCGCCGAATCCGCCGGCTACGGCTACAGCCCCGGCTACGGCGGCGCCCCGAGCGGCTACGGCGCCAGCGCCGGAATGGCCCGCCCCCCGCAGCCCGGCCAGCCCTCCCCGCTGGCCTCGGTCAACCCGACCGGCGGCGGCAGCCCGGGTCAGCCGAAGCTCTCGCCGTTCGTCTCCGACGACATCTCCCCGGCCGAACGCGCCAAGTTGGAGCGCCCGGTCAGCGATCTGAACCTCTCCGTCCGGGCCCGCAAGTGCCTGACGCGACTGGGCATCGTCACCCTCGGCGAACTGGTCAGCCGGACCCCGGACGACCTGATGAGCGTCCGCAACTTCGGCGTGACCAGCCTCAACGAAATCCGCCAGAAGCTGGCCGACTTCGAACTGAAGCTGCGGAACGACTGA